A genomic segment from Streptomyces antibioticus encodes:
- a CDS encoding helix-turn-helix domain-containing protein, producing MTHINVLDPGASPLDYYGFELRRLREAANLTQRQLGDVLNYTGSLVGQIETARKVPTVEFSERLDAALVTGGLFSRLLTLVMRSQLPAWFQQVAELEARAVEICSFQTHMVLGLLQTPAYARSVLGAVHKTDLDDRTAVRLARQRVFEKDEPPVFWAVLSEAALLLEIGSRDTMRGQLAHLLTLEEDPRINIQVLPYSSGPHAGLTGSFDLYRFAGDPTILYTESYGSGHPTANPDTVKDCSLRYDHLRAAALSIKDSAELIRRVMEDRYGAQVA from the coding sequence GTGACCCACATCAACGTCCTCGACCCGGGCGCCTCACCGCTCGACTACTACGGCTTCGAGCTGCGGAGATTGAGGGAGGCAGCCAACCTCACCCAGCGTCAGTTGGGCGACGTGCTGAATTACACCGGTTCGCTGGTCGGGCAGATCGAGACCGCGAGGAAGGTCCCGACGGTTGAGTTCAGCGAGCGCCTGGATGCGGCGCTGGTGACTGGTGGGCTCTTTTCGCGGCTCCTGACACTGGTGATGCGCAGTCAACTTCCGGCCTGGTTTCAGCAGGTGGCCGAGTTGGAAGCGCGGGCCGTCGAGATCTGCTCCTTCCAGACGCACATGGTGCTCGGCCTGCTCCAGACGCCCGCGTACGCGCGCAGTGTGCTCGGTGCCGTGCACAAGACCGACCTCGACGACCGCACCGCGGTCCGGCTGGCACGGCAGAGGGTTTTCGAGAAGGACGAGCCGCCGGTGTTCTGGGCTGTCCTCAGCGAGGCTGCGCTCCTGTTGGAGATCGGCAGCCGAGACACCATGCGCGGTCAACTTGCCCACCTGTTGACCCTTGAGGAAGACCCGCGGATCAACATCCAGGTGCTGCCCTACTCATCTGGCCCGCACGCGGGACTGACCGGCTCGTTCGACCTCTACCGCTTCGCTGGCGACCCGACCATTCTCTACACCGAGAGTTACGGGAGTGGGCACCCAACGGCCAATCCAGACACCGTCAAGGACTGCTCGCTCCGTTACGATCATCTTCGGGCCGCCGCGCTCTCGATCAAGGACTCGGCGGAGCTGATCCGACGTGTGATGGAGGACCGCTATGGAGCCCAAGTGGCGTAA
- a CDS encoding ATP-binding protein, producing the protein MNGYFPSIYASPVATQYRMTLTIGEHTPRHIRRIVRAFLTDWNMEHLTEAAELAATELTTNVFRHVPDRRCTFLLRKQRNGVRLEVTDAYTQLPAKPAESPPDAEGGRGLLLLTAMTDKWGVKPTPTGGKRVWCELTADQENQTSGSKVTVTNSPSCATTRSGC; encoded by the coding sequence GTGAACGGATACTTCCCCTCCATCTACGCATCGCCGGTGGCGACGCAGTACCGCATGACGCTGACGATCGGCGAGCACACGCCCCGCCACATCCGCAGGATCGTGCGGGCGTTCCTGACGGACTGGAACATGGAACACCTGACGGAAGCCGCGGAGTTGGCGGCGACGGAACTGACCACGAACGTCTTCCGCCACGTCCCGGACCGCCGCTGCACGTTCCTCCTCCGGAAACAACGGAACGGAGTCAGGCTGGAGGTGACAGACGCCTACACCCAACTACCGGCGAAGCCGGCCGAGTCGCCCCCGGACGCGGAGGGAGGCAGGGGCCTGCTCCTCCTGACCGCGATGACCGACAAGTGGGGCGTGAAGCCGACACCGACCGGCGGAAAAAGGGTCTGGTGCGAACTGACCGCTGATCAGGAGAACCAAACGTCAGGGTCCAAGGTGACCGTGACGAACTCCCCGTCCTGCGCGACGACAAGATCGGGATGCTGA
- a CDS encoding steroid 3-ketoacyl-CoA thiolase, with protein MAAEPVIVEAVRTPIGKRGGALANLHPAYLLGETYRELLGRTGIPADAVEQIVGGTVTHAGEQSMNPARTAWLTMGLPYETAATTVDCQCGSSQQASHMTANMIAAGVIDVGISCGVEAMSRVPLGSGSKHGPGKPFPDEWNVDLPNQFEAAERIARRRGLTRQDVDRLGLLSQSRAAVAWSEERFKKETFAVQVPTTEDEQAAGQGMWRLVDRDEGLRDTSAEALAGLKPIMPTAVHTAGNSSQISDGAAAIMWASKRMARALKLKPRARIVAQALVGADPHYHLDGPIDATRTVLGKAGMSLKDIDLVEINEAFASVVLSWTQVFEQSLDKVNVNGGGIALGHPVGATGARLITTALHELERRDKEFALITMCAGGALATGTIIQRL; from the coding sequence ATGGCCGCCGAACCCGTGATCGTGGAAGCAGTCCGCACCCCCATCGGCAAGCGCGGTGGCGCGCTCGCCAATCTGCATCCCGCCTACCTCCTGGGCGAGACCTACCGCGAACTCCTGGGCCGCACCGGCATCCCCGCCGACGCGGTCGAGCAGATCGTCGGCGGCACGGTGACCCATGCCGGCGAACAGTCGATGAACCCCGCGAGGACGGCCTGGCTGACCATGGGCCTGCCCTACGAGACGGCGGCGACCACGGTCGACTGCCAGTGCGGGTCCTCGCAGCAGGCGTCGCACATGACGGCGAACATGATCGCCGCGGGCGTGATCGACGTGGGCATCTCGTGCGGGGTGGAGGCGATGTCCCGGGTTCCGCTCGGCTCGGGCTCGAAGCACGGCCCCGGAAAGCCGTTCCCCGACGAGTGGAACGTGGACCTGCCGAACCAGTTCGAGGCGGCGGAACGTATCGCCAGGCGCCGCGGCCTGACCCGCCAGGACGTCGACCGCCTCGGCCTGCTCTCCCAGTCCCGCGCGGCGGTGGCCTGGTCGGAGGAACGCTTCAAGAAGGAGACGTTCGCCGTCCAGGTCCCGACCACGGAGGACGAACAGGCGGCGGGCCAGGGCATGTGGCGCCTGGTCGACCGCGACGAGGGCCTGCGCGACACGTCGGCCGAGGCGCTGGCGGGCCTGAAACCCATCATGCCGACGGCGGTCCACACGGCCGGCAACTCGTCCCAGATCAGCGACGGCGCGGCGGCGATCATGTGGGCATCGAAACGGATGGCCCGCGCCCTGAAACTGAAGCCCCGGGCTCGGATCGTCGCCCAGGCGCTGGTGGGGGCGGACCCCCACTACCACCTGGACGGCCCGATCGACGCGACGCGCACGGTACTCGGCAAGGCGGGCATGTCTCTCAAGGACATCGACCTGGTCGAGATCAACGAGGCGTTCGCGTCGGTGGTGTTGAGCTGGACCCAGGTCTTCGAACAGTCGCTGGACAAGGTCAACGTCAACGGAGGCGGCATCGCCCTCGGCCACCCCGTAGGCGCGACCGGCGCCCGCCTCATCACCACGGCCCTCCACGAACTGGAGCGCCGCGACAAGGAGTTCGCCCTGATCACGATGTGCGCGGGCGGCGCGCTGGCGACGGGGACGATCATCCAGCGTCTGTAG
- a CDS encoding transglycosylase SLT domain-containing protein: MSVSVIRRIASPKKAVTAVALVAASAGIAMTAAPAHAATSSASSAQAIAHKMIPDAAQYKAFSNIVSHESGWNVKATNSSSGAYGLVQALPASKMASAGSDWKTNPATQIKWGLDYMNSRYGSPVAAWNFWQSHGWY; this comes from the coding sequence GTGTCCGTCTCTGTCATCCGTCGCATCGCCAGCCCGAAGAAGGCCGTCACCGCCGTCGCCCTGGTCGCTGCCTCCGCCGGCATCGCCATGACCGCGGCCCCGGCCCACGCGGCGACGTCGTCCGCGTCCAGCGCTCAGGCGATCGCGCACAAGATGATCCCGGACGCCGCGCAGTACAAGGCCTTCTCCAACATCGTCAGCCACGAGAGCGGCTGGAACGTCAAGGCCACGAACTCCTCTTCCGGCGCCTACGGCCTGGTCCAGGCCCTGCCCGCCTCGAAGATGGCTTCTGCCGGCTCCGACTGGAAGACCAACCCCGCCACCCAGATCAAGTGGGGCCTCGACTACATGAACTCCCGCTACGGCAGCCCCGTCGCCGCCTGGAACTTCTGGCAGTCCCACGGCTGGTACTGA
- a CDS encoding DUF397 domain-containing protein yields MEPKWRKSSYSSDQGGQCVEVTDTPTAIAIRDSKNPAGPILTLDPAAFSEFLSWATDAG; encoded by the coding sequence ATGGAGCCCAAGTGGCGTAAGTCGTCGTATAGCAGCGACCAGGGGGGCCAGTGCGTCGAGGTCACCGACACCCCCACCGCCATCGCCATCCGTGACTCCAAGAACCCGGCGGGACCGATCCTCACCCTCGACCCCGCCGCGTTCTCCGAGTTTCTTTCCTGGGCTACAGACGCTGGATGA
- a CDS encoding YoaK family protein, translating into MTTEPSKDPEARGVRLVPVLLGLTLVSGLIDAVSFLGLGHVFTANMTGNVVMLGFAAAGAPGFTVRHTAISLACFLVGAAAGGRLIRRVGDSRRTGARATLAVEALLLAGASAVAYATPGRIYAVIALTAFAMGLRNATVRKLAVRDLSTTTVVTMTLTGLASDSHAGGGTGRSTPRRAAAVVAMFVGAVLGAWLVIHHGVALPLLVAAAASGVLAVTASGRD; encoded by the coding sequence ATGACCACGGAGCCCTCGAAGGACCCCGAGGCGCGGGGCGTGCGCCTCGTCCCCGTCCTCCTCGGCCTCACCCTGGTGAGCGGCCTGATCGACGCCGTCAGCTTCCTCGGCCTCGGCCATGTCTTCACCGCGAACATGACCGGAAACGTCGTCATGCTCGGCTTCGCCGCCGCCGGCGCCCCCGGCTTCACCGTCCGGCACACCGCGATCTCGCTCGCCTGCTTCCTGGTGGGCGCGGCGGCCGGCGGCCGGCTGATCCGGCGCGTGGGCGACTCCCGCCGTACAGGGGCCCGTGCGACGCTCGCCGTCGAGGCGCTCCTGCTGGCCGGCGCGTCCGCCGTGGCATACGCGACCCCCGGCCGGATCTACGCGGTCATCGCCCTCACCGCGTTCGCGATGGGGCTGCGCAACGCGACCGTCCGCAAACTAGCCGTCCGCGATCTCTCGACGACGACCGTCGTGACGATGACCCTGACCGGCCTGGCCTCCGACTCGCACGCGGGCGGCGGCACGGGCCGCAGCACACCGCGCCGCGCGGCGGCGGTGGTCGCGATGTTCGTCGGCGCCGTGCTGGGCGCGTGGCTGGTGATCCACCACGGGGTCGCGCTCCCGCTGCTCGTCGCGGCGGCGGCCTCCGGCGTCCTGGCCGTGACCGCCTCCGGCCGCGACTGA
- a CDS encoding barstar family protein, translating into MVSFDVGGGREPWVVFGVEGAGVVLRQVEGLEGRGGRVVDFWARDLCREEDLFRAFAERLRFPGYFGWNWDAVVDCLDDLCGDVTGGVGVVGVIHDADSLIDADHLQVFVSVLCQGAARANSHVDLDGEPLYRPAISQHFVFLVKDFDAEEIVGKIQHPDLVVAQDGEFVTVTLDPDVWFS; encoded by the coding sequence GTGGTTTCGTTTGATGTGGGTGGGGGGCGGGAGCCCTGGGTGGTTTTTGGGGTGGAGGGGGCGGGGGTGGTTCTTCGGCAGGTTGAGGGGCTGGAGGGCAGAGGTGGGCGGGTGGTTGACTTTTGGGCTCGGGATCTTTGTCGGGAGGAGGATTTGTTTCGGGCGTTCGCTGAGCGGCTGAGGTTTCCGGGTTACTTCGGGTGGAACTGGGATGCCGTCGTCGACTGTCTCGATGATCTGTGTGGGGACGTCACCGGCGGGGTCGGGGTGGTCGGTGTGATCCATGACGCCGATTCGTTGATTGACGCGGACCATCTCCAGGTTTTCGTTTCTGTGCTTTGTCAGGGTGCGGCGCGGGCCAATTCTCACGTGGATCTGGATGGGGAACCGCTCTATCGGCCCGCCATTTCTCAGCACTTCGTCTTCCTGGTGAAGGATTTCGATGCCGAGGAGATCGTCGGGAAGATTCAGCATCCCGATCTTGTCGTCGCGCAGGACGGGGAGTTCGTCACGGTCACCTTGGACCCTGACGTTTGGTTCTCCTGA
- a CDS encoding ABC transporter ATP-binding protein, producing the protein MIRFENVSVTYDGASEPTVRGVDLTIPEGELVLLAGPSGVGKSTLLGTVSGLVPHFTGGTLRGRVTVAGRDTRTHKPRELSDVVGTVGQDPLSHFVTDTVEEELAYGMESLGLAPEVMRRRVEETLDLLGLAALRDRPIATLSGGQQQRVAIGSVLTPHPRVLVLDEPTSALDPAAAEEVLAVLLRLVHDLGTTVLLAEHRLERVLQYADQVALLPSPGTPPLLGTPADMMSVSPVYPPVVALGRLAHWTPLPLTVRDARRRATDLRERLAVLTPTGGKPQAAPTTAGTWTTPTAPATGTGPTAPATGTGPASTASRATTAGPATATATASATAARPTNATDPATGEDPASTASPAIAADPMTADGPATAAAHPTGTTPVSADAPATPADPATPPTPVSEHTRATGVPTTTADATNAPGPATGVGPASGGTPAAVTATAAVTAPAADPSSGGEAVEPTPSAIVSPSPAPATRPVAAPRWRLFGKLTGRGRDGSRAKTPGQPPAHAPTDPATPAPPAAEVHALSVRRGHVQALRRIGLTLVAGETVALMGRNGAGKSTLLSTLVGLVEPSAGTVEVGGVTPHRTSPRDLVRRVGLVPQEPRDLLYADTVAGECAAADRDAQAEPGTCRALVSGLLPGIADDVHPRDLSEGQRLTLALAVVLTARPPLLLLDEPTRGLDYAAKARLVAVLRELAAAGHAIVLATHDVELAAELAHRVVLLAEGEVIADGPTAEVVVSSPSFAPQVTKILAPQEWLTVAQVREALA; encoded by the coding sequence GTGATCCGCTTCGAGAACGTCTCCGTGACGTACGACGGCGCCTCCGAGCCGACCGTGCGCGGCGTCGACCTCACCATCCCCGAGGGCGAACTCGTCCTGCTCGCGGGCCCGTCGGGGGTCGGCAAGTCGACCCTGCTGGGCACGGTGTCCGGGCTCGTGCCGCACTTCACGGGCGGCACCCTGCGCGGCCGGGTGACGGTCGCCGGGCGGGACACCCGCACCCACAAGCCGCGTGAACTGTCCGACGTCGTGGGCACGGTGGGGCAGGACCCGCTGTCCCACTTCGTGACCGACACGGTCGAGGAGGAGCTGGCCTACGGCATGGAGTCGCTGGGCCTTGCCCCCGAGGTGATGCGCCGCCGCGTCGAGGAGACCCTCGACCTGCTCGGCCTCGCCGCCCTGCGCGACCGCCCCATCGCCACGCTCTCCGGCGGCCAGCAGCAGCGCGTGGCGATCGGCTCGGTGCTCACCCCGCACCCCCGGGTCCTCGTCCTCGACGAACCGACGTCCGCCTTGGACCCGGCGGCCGCGGAAGAGGTCCTCGCCGTCCTCCTCCGCCTGGTCCACGACCTCGGTACGACAGTCCTGCTCGCGGAACACCGCCTGGAACGCGTCCTCCAGTACGCCGACCAGGTGGCCCTCCTCCCGTCCCCCGGCACACCCCCGCTCCTGGGCACCCCGGCGGACATGATGTCCGTCTCCCCGGTCTACCCCCCGGTGGTGGCCCTGGGCCGCCTGGCCCACTGGACCCCGCTCCCCCTCACAGTCCGCGACGCCCGCCGCCGCGCCACGGATCTCCGGGAACGCCTGGCTGTCCTGACCCCGACCGGCGGGAAGCCCCAGGCAGCCCCTACGACGGCCGGCACCTGGACCACTCCCACGGCTCCGGCGACCGGCACGGGCCCCACGGCTCCGGCGACCGGCACGGGCCCGGCAAGCACCGCCAGCCGAGCAACCACCGCAGGCCCGGCCACCGCCACCGCCACCGCCTCGGCGACGGCCGCCCGCCCGACCAACGCCACAGACCCGGCAACCGGCGAGGACCCAGCGAGTACCGCGAGCCCGGCCATCGCCGCAGATCCGATGACCGCCGACGGTCCAGCCACCGCCGCTGCCCACCCGACCGGCACCACCCCGGTATCCGCCGACGCCCCAGCCACCCCCGCAGACCCGGCGACCCCGCCGACCCCGGTGAGCGAGCACACCCGAGCCACCGGCGTCCCGACCACCACCGCCGACGCGACCAACGCCCCCGGCCCGGCCACCGGCGTCGGCCCGGCAAGCGGCGGCACCCCTGCCGCCGTCACCGCCACTGCCGCCGTCACCGCCCCTGCCGCCGACCCCTCCTCCGGCGGCGAAGCCGTCGAGCCGACGCCGTCCGCCATCGTGTCTCCGTCCCCTGCGCCCGCGACCCGCCCCGTCGCCGCCCCCCGGTGGCGCCTCTTCGGGAAGCTCACCGGTCGCGGCCGGGACGGCAGCCGGGCCAAGACCCCCGGGCAGCCGCCGGCGCACGCCCCCACAGATCCCGCGACCCCCGCACCCCCCGCCGCCGAAGTCCACGCCCTCTCCGTCCGCCGAGGCCACGTCCAGGCGCTGCGCCGCATCGGGCTCACCCTCGTCGCCGGGGAGACCGTGGCGCTCATGGGGCGGAACGGGGCCGGGAAGTCCACCCTGCTCTCCACCCTGGTGGGGCTCGTCGAGCCGTCCGCCGGGACGGTCGAGGTCGGCGGGGTCACCCCGCACCGCACCTCGCCCCGGGACCTGGTCCGCCGGGTCGGTCTCGTCCCGCAGGAACCCCGTGACCTGCTGTACGCCGACACGGTCGCTGGTGAGTGCGCGGCCGCCGACCGGGACGCGCAGGCGGAACCCGGCACCTGCCGCGCCCTGGTCTCCGGTCTCCTCCCCGGCATCGCGGACGACGTCCACCCCCGCGACCTCTCCGAGGGCCAGCGCCTCACCCTCGCCCTGGCCGTCGTCCTGACCGCCCGCCCACCGCTGCTCCTCCTCGACGAGCCGACCCGCGGCCTGGACTACGCGGCGAAGGCCCGTCTGGTCGCCGTACTGCGGGAGCTGGCCGCGGCCGGACACGCGATCGTCCTGGCCACGCACGACGTGGAACTCGCCGCCGAGCTGGCCCACCGGGTCGTCCTGCTCGCCGAGGGCGAGGTGATCGCCGACGGCCCGACCGCGGAGGTGGTCGTGTCGTCCCCCTCCTTCGCGCCGCAGGTCACGAAGATCCTCGCCCCGCAGGAGTGGCTCACCGTCGCCCAGGTCCGGGAGGCCCTCGCATGA
- a CDS encoding ECF transporter S component, giving the protein MSAVRLGPRSLLSLALVSAVGVIAFTWPFLAPPASTLNAHAQDAPWLFAGLLVLLVAVVAATISESGLGAKAVAMLGVLAATGAALRPIGAGTAGIEPMFFLMVLSGRVLGPGFGFVLGSVTMFASALLTGGVGPWMPFQMLAMGWFTMGAGLLPGRSGLRGRTELVLLAAYGFLAAFAYGTAMNMAGWPFMGTLASHIAFDPDAAVPANLARFIAYCVATSLGWDLGRALVTVVLTLTLGPYVLKALRRATRRAAFETAVTFEDR; this is encoded by the coding sequence ATGAGCGCCGTACGGCTCGGCCCCCGCTCCCTGCTCTCCCTGGCCCTGGTCAGCGCGGTCGGGGTGATCGCGTTCACGTGGCCGTTCCTCGCCCCGCCCGCCTCCACCCTGAACGCCCACGCCCAGGACGCGCCCTGGCTCTTCGCGGGCCTGCTGGTGCTCCTCGTCGCGGTGGTCGCGGCGACGATCTCCGAGTCCGGTCTCGGCGCGAAGGCCGTCGCCATGCTGGGCGTGCTGGCCGCGACGGGCGCCGCCCTGCGGCCGATCGGCGCGGGTACGGCCGGCATCGAGCCCATGTTCTTCCTGATGGTGCTCAGCGGCCGGGTCCTCGGACCGGGCTTCGGTTTCGTCCTCGGCTCGGTGACGATGTTCGCGTCCGCCCTGCTCACGGGCGGGGTAGGGCCTTGGATGCCGTTCCAGATGCTCGCGATGGGCTGGTTCACGATGGGCGCGGGCCTGCTGCCCGGCCGGTCGGGCCTGCGCGGCCGTACGGAACTCGTCCTGCTCGCCGCGTACGGCTTCCTCGCCGCCTTCGCCTACGGCACGGCGATGAACATGGCGGGCTGGCCCTTCATGGGGACGCTGGCCTCGCACATCGCCTTCGACCCGGACGCGGCGGTGCCCGCGAACCTGGCCCGGTTCATCGCGTACTGCGTGGCGACCTCGCTGGGCTGGGACCTGGGCCGGGCGCTGGTGACGGTCGTCCTGACCCTGACCCTCGGCCCGTACGTGCTGAAGGCGCTACGCAGAGCGACCCGGCGGGCGGCGTTCGAGACCGCGGTCACGTTCGAGGACCGTTGA
- a CDS encoding ankyrin repeat domain-containing protein, giving the protein MDVEPWTPTHQAVETNDYEELAALLDAGADPNEVCFGMTLLAHAIELEGDSTLQSGYRLHAAVTAIVLAYGADPELVSRNDQTPMEIAEEYDHEPAKRLLRNFLKRGRVQTSGQ; this is encoded by the coding sequence ATGGATGTCGAGCCGTGGACGCCGACGCATCAGGCGGTTGAAACCAACGATTATGAGGAACTTGCCGCACTTCTTGATGCGGGAGCCGATCCGAACGAGGTCTGCTTCGGGATGACGCTGCTTGCGCACGCCATCGAGCTCGAAGGGGACTCAACGCTTCAGTCCGGCTATCGACTGCATGCCGCGGTCACTGCGATCGTCCTGGCTTATGGCGCTGACCCGGAATTGGTTTCGCGTAACGATCAAACCCCCATGGAAATCGCGGAAGAGTATGACCACGAACCGGCTAAGCGTCTGTTGCGGAACTTTTTGAAGCGAGGTCGAGTCCAGACAAGTGGGCAGTAG
- a CDS encoding cytochrome P450, with protein MPCPALPDGFDFTDPDLLHHRVPHPEFAELRRAEPVRWIPQTGNAAGFQDEGYWAVTRHADVKYVSTHPEIFSSYLNTAIIRFNEHIQRDSIDAQRLILLNMDPPEHTRVRQIVQRGFTPRAVRALEGRLRERARAIAEGARAHDGPFDFVTQVACELPLQAIAELIGVPQDDRAKIFDWSNKMIAYDDPEYAITAEVGAISAAELISYAMNMAAERKRCPAHDIVSTLVAAENEGNLNSDEFGFFVLMLSVAGNETTRNAITHGMHAFLTHPEQWELYKAERPATAAEEIVRWATPVVAFQRTATQDTELGGKLIRKGDRVGLFYASANHDPEVFDRPDLFDVTRDPNPHLGFGGGGPHFCLGKSLAVLEIDLIFNAVADALPGLTLVEDPRRLRSAWINGVKELRVSARP; from the coding sequence ATGCCCTGTCCAGCGCTTCCCGACGGGTTCGACTTCACCGACCCCGACCTGCTGCATCACCGCGTCCCCCACCCGGAGTTCGCCGAGCTGCGCCGCGCCGAACCGGTCCGCTGGATCCCCCAGACGGGCAACGCCGCCGGTTTCCAGGACGAGGGGTACTGGGCCGTCACCCGGCACGCCGACGTGAAGTACGTCTCCACCCACCCCGAGATCTTCTCCTCCTACCTCAACACCGCGATCATCCGCTTCAACGAGCACATCCAGCGCGACTCCATCGACGCCCAGCGGCTGATCCTGCTCAACATGGACCCGCCCGAGCACACGCGCGTACGGCAGATCGTGCAGCGCGGCTTCACACCCCGGGCCGTACGGGCGCTGGAGGGGCGGCTGCGGGAGCGGGCGCGGGCCATCGCCGAGGGCGCCCGCGCGCACGACGGCCCCTTCGACTTCGTCACCCAGGTCGCCTGCGAACTGCCCCTCCAGGCCATCGCCGAGCTGATCGGCGTACCCCAGGACGACCGGGCCAAGATCTTCGACTGGTCCAACAAGATGATCGCCTACGACGACCCCGAGTACGCCATCACCGCCGAGGTCGGCGCGATCTCCGCCGCCGAGCTGATCTCGTACGCCATGAACATGGCCGCGGAGCGGAAGCGGTGCCCCGCCCACGACATCGTCTCCACGCTGGTGGCCGCCGAGAACGAGGGCAACCTCAACTCCGACGAGTTCGGCTTTTTCGTGCTCATGCTCTCCGTCGCCGGGAACGAGACCACCCGCAACGCCATCACGCACGGCATGCACGCCTTCCTCACCCACCCCGAGCAGTGGGAGCTGTACAAGGCCGAGCGGCCCGCCACCGCCGCCGAGGAGATCGTGCGCTGGGCCACCCCCGTCGTCGCCTTCCAGCGGACCGCCACCCAGGACACCGAACTCGGCGGCAAGCTGATCAGGAAGGGCGACCGGGTCGGGCTCTTCTACGCCTCCGCCAACCACGATCCGGAGGTCTTCGACCGGCCCGACCTCTTCGATGTCACCAGGGATCCGAATCCTCACCTCGGATTCGGTGGCGGCGGGCCGCACTTCTGCCTCGGCAAGTCCCTCGCCGTACTGGAGATCGACCTCATCTTCAACGCCGTCGCCGACGCCCTGCCCGGACTGACCCTGGTGGAGGACCCGCGACGGCTGCGGTCCGCCTGGATCAACGGGGTGAAGGAGCTGAGGGTCAGCGCCAGGCCCTAG